The following is a genomic window from Bacteroidota bacterium.
GACCCAGACCCAGACCCAGACCCAGACCGAAACACCGCCCCTAAGCATAGAGGATGCCCTGGATACAGAGCTAGATCTGGATGTATCGCTGGATGAGCTAGACAACCCGGATGGGCCTCTTGGGCAGGATTTCTCCGAAACAGACTATTCGGTAGACGACGACCTGGGGGCAGAGCTAGGCCTGGGTGATGACCTGAGCCTGGAGGTAGACGAGGGAGAGTTGAATTTCGAGGAAAGCTATGAGGAGGGCAGCCAGGATGACCTGGGCTTTGAGGACGACCTGGAGCTGGACCTGGATGAAGATTTAGGCTTCTAGCCTACCCCTGGTCGGCAGATGAGCGAAACTGAAAGTAACCCCTAGTGGTTTAGAAACCAATTGAACGAGCCGCAAATCCAATCCTCCCACCACAAAAAATCTGTATAACCCTATGGCAATAACACTAAAAGCGGGCGATAAGGCCCCAAACTTTGAAGCAAAAGACCAGGATGGCAAAATGCTGGGCCTGAGCGACTACGCAGGCAGCAAGCTAGTGCTGTACTTCTACCCGAAGGACGACACCCCTGGCTGTACCAAAGAGGCCTGCAACCTGCGCGACCACTATCAGCAGCTGCTGGCACAGGGCTATAGGGTACTGGGCGTGAGTGTGGACGATGAAGCCAGCCACCAGAAGTTCATAGCCAAGTATAGCCTGCCCTTCCCCCTGCTGGCCGATACGGATCAAAAGATCGTAAACGCCTACGGCGTATGGGGCGAGAAAAACATGTATGGCAAGAAATTCATGGGGGTTACACGTGCCACCTTTATAATAGATGGCGCCGGAATCATCCAGGAGGTGATCAAAAAAGTGAATACCGAAGCGCACGCCGAGCAAATCCTGAACCCGGCATAGGCCCATAAGCCACACACGCGTTAGGCCAGGCAGCAGGCTGCATTGCCAAGACTAAGCCACCATTTCCACACGCCTTCAATCATCAACTGAAGAGTGCTTGTAAGAGAAAAGAGCTACTGATTACAGAAACAGGTAAGCAAACCCTCTTTTTCCCTTACAGGAGACTTTTAAAAACCCGAGAAAAAAGCGCCGTGCAAAGAAAAATAATTCTTATCAGCTTCCTTTCTGTGGCCTTATCCTTCCGTGCAATGGGCCAAAGCGATGCCGGGCCCAAGGCGAAAGGTCTCTATCTGAATGCGTCTGTCGGACTCTCCAGATCGGAGGACGGGTTGGCGTTTCTTAAGACCACCTCAACATCCCAATGGAAGCCAATGGTCAATATTGGGGCGGGCTATCGGATAACTAGATATCTTGGTATTGAGCTCAGTGCAGCCACAATGGTGGGTGAATTGAGGGCTGAGGGTACACTCCTTCTCACCAGTCAAAAGGCTAAAATATCTGCTCGCCACTCAAACCTCATTTTTAGTCCGGTACTATTCCTTCCGGTGGCAGATCGGTCGGAGGTGTTTTTTCGGCCCGGCTTAGGATTTTTGTTCTCTCGCTCCGAGCTTGCTGTGGATAATGTTGATTCGGAGGTTACCAACACTTCCAATCTGGGGTATATGGTAACGTTGGGCTACGCACATAAGCTATCGGATAAACTCAAAGTCACTTTGCAATTCGACTTCAGCGATGCCTATGGGGAGAAGAAGGTTTGGACAGGTGATTTGGGGCTGCTCCATGCGGGGATCAGACACTCGTTTTAGGACTGTTTAAGGAAAAGGAAGCCAAGAACGTCCTCTCTGCCAGGTTAAAGGCGTGTATTGCCCTTGCTTACATATTGGAGCTGGAAACAGGGTGTAAGTACCCC
Proteins encoded in this region:
- the bcp gene encoding thioredoxin-dependent thiol peroxidase, which gives rise to MAITLKAGDKAPNFEAKDQDGKMLGLSDYAGSKLVLYFYPKDDTPGCTKEACNLRDHYQQLLAQGYRVLGVSVDDEASHQKFIAKYSLPFPLLADTDQKIVNAYGVWGEKNMYGKKFMGVTRATFIIDGAGIIQEVIKKVNTEAHAEQILNPA
- a CDS encoding porin family protein is translated as MQRKIILISFLSVALSFRAMGQSDAGPKAKGLYLNASVGLSRSEDGLAFLKTTSTSQWKPMVNIGAGYRITRYLGIELSAATMVGELRAEGTLLLTSQKAKISARHSNLIFSPVLFLPVADRSEVFFRPGLGFLFSRSELAVDNVDSEVTNTSNLGYMVTLGYAHKLSDKLKVTLQFDFSDAYGEKKVWTGDLGLLHAGIRHSF